From the Salarias fasciatus chromosome 16, fSalaFa1.1, whole genome shotgun sequence genome, one window contains:
- the dip2a gene encoding disco-interacting protein 2 homolog A isoform X1 codes for MAERTSSGLLTMMLEPTPAVAMTLPAEVREKLAELELELSEGDITQKGYEKKRGKLLAPYIPQIQGVDPSLQIDNRIQASSQAVLPGSKHNKSRAANTRDERFRSDLHTEAVQAALAKYKERKMPMPSKRRSVLVQSSVEACTPPDTSSASEDEGSLRRQGRLATSTPYQGHSHPAVEHWFNRVIQGSSTSSSASSTSSHPGGRIVTNTSAHAALNANAAATALADLMAHTQLDNHSAPPDVTGLSERSSVHAERSQVASVRGVSRNYNHQTSVMETADGCEWRSEGSLTLIDGVPVNSRVSNKIQQLLNTLKRPKRPPLREFFVDDFEELLDVQQPDPNQPKPEGQQMSPLEGESLGVVTNWPPSLPAALQRWGTTQPKSPCLTALDNAGKPVYTLTYGKLWTRSQKLAYTLLNKLSSRNEPLLMPGDRVALVFPNNDPVMFMVAFYGCLLAELVPVPIEVPLTRKDAGSQQIGFLLGSCGVTLALTTDACQKGLPKAQTGEVATFKGWPRLLWFVTDGKHVVKPPKDWHPPVREASNDIAYIEYKTSKEGSTMGITVSHSAMLAHCHSLTQACGYTEAETITNVLDFKREAGLWHGVLTSVMNRMHVISIPYSLMKVNPLSWIQKVHTYKARVAVVKSRDMHWSLLAQRDQRDISLGSLRMLVVADGANPWSISSCDAFLNVFQARGLRPEVICPCASSSEAMTVAIRRPPEMGVPPPGKAVLSMGGLSHGVIRVDTEEKLSVLTVQDVGQAMPGAMVCVVRVEGTPYLCQTDEVGEICVSSGSTGVAYYGLPGMTKNVFETVPVTSSGIPISDRPFTRTSLLGFVGPDSLVFIVGKMDGLMVVSGRRHNADDVVATALAVEPMKFVYRGRIAVFSVSVLHDERIVVVAEQRPDASEEDSFQWMSRVLQAIDSIHQVGVYCLALVPANTLPKAPLGGIHISETKQRFLEGALHPCNVLMCPHTCVTNLPKPRQKQPEVGPASMIVGNLVAGKRIAQACGRDVGQLEDNDQARKFLYIQDVLQWRAQATPDHPLFLVLNAKGTVASTASCLQLHKRAERVAAALMGRLNTGDHVALVYPPGIDLIATFYGCLYAGCVPVTVRPPHPQNLATTLPTVKMIVEVSKSVCILTTQAIMKLLKSKEAAAAVDVKSWPMVLDTDDLPRKKSPQMYKPPTPEMLAYLDFSVSTTGILAGVKMSHAATSALCRSIKLQCELYPSRQIAICLDPYCGLGFALWCLCSVYAGHQSILVPPLELESNASLWLAAVSQYKVRVTFCSYSVMEMCTKGLGSQTEALRLRNVNLSCVRTCMVVAEERPRIALTQSFSKIFKDLGLSPRAVSTTFGCRVNVAICLQPNRLGKLAEQGTAGPDPTTVYVDMRALRHDRVRLVERGSPHSLPLMESGKILPGVKVIIANTETKGPLGDSHLGEVWVSSPHNATGYYTVYGEEALHADHFNTKLSFGDTQTVWARTGYLGFLRRTELTDASGERHDALYVVGSLDETLELRGMRYHPIDIETSVIRSHKSIAECAVFTWTNLLVVVVELEGSEQEALDLVALVTNVVLEEHYLIVGVVVVVDPGVIPINSRGEKQRMHLRDGFLADQLDPIYVAYNM; via the exons gtgtAGATCCATCTCTACAAATCGACAACAGGATCCAGGCCTCCTCCCAGGCGGTGCTGCCAGGTTCCAAACACAACAAGTCTCGGGCAGCCAACACCCGGGATGAACGCTTTAGATCTG ATCTGCACACAGAAGCCGTCCAAGCAGCTTTGGCAAAGTACAAAGAGAGGAAGATGCCCATGCCCTCCAAGAGGCGATCTGTGCTAGTTCAGTCATCTGTGGAAGCATGCACCCCTCCAG ACACCTCCTCGGCGTCGGAAGACGAGGGCTCGCTGCGCCGGCAGGGACGTCTGGCCACCTCCACGCCCTACCAGGGCCACAGCCACCCGGCCGTTGAGCACTGGTTCAACCGCGTCATCCAGggctcctccacctcgtcctCCGCGTCGTCCACCTCGTCCCACCCGGGAGGGCGCATCGTCACCAACACCTCGGCCCACGCGGCGCTCAACGCCAACGCCGCGGCCACCGCGCTGGCCGACCTCATGGCGCACACCCAGCTAG ATAACCACTCGGCGCCCCCTGACGTGACGGGGCTGTCGGAGCGCTCCTCGGTTCACGCGGAGCGGTCCCAGGTGGCCTCGGTGCGAGGCGTGTCCCGCAACTACAACCACCAAACCAGCGTCATGGAGACCGCAGACG GCTGTGAGTGGAGAAGTGAAGGATCCCTCACTTTAATTGATG GCGTTCCAGTCAACAGTCGCGTCTCCAACaaaatccagcagctgctcaacACACTGAAGAGACCCAAGCGCCCGCCACTGCGCGAGTTCTTCGTCGACGACTTTGAGGAGCTCTTGGATG TCCAGCAGCCGGATCCCAACCAGCCAAAGCCAGAAGGCCAACAGATGAGTCCCCTGGAAGGAGAGTCTCTCGGGGTGGTCACCAACTGGCCTCCCTCCTTGCCAGCAGCCTTGCAAAGGTGGGGCACCACTCAGCCCAAGAGCCCCTGTCTGACAGCACTCGACAACGCTGGCAAGCCCGTCTACACACTCACCTACG GTAAACTCTGGACCCGCAGCCAGAAACTGGCCTACACGCTTCTGAACAAGCTGAGCTCAAGAAATGAGCCGTTGCTCATGCCTGGAGACAGA gtTGCACTTGTGTTCCCCAACAACGACCCTGTGATGTTCATGGTGGCCTTCTATGGCTGTCTCCTGGCAGAGCTGGTACCTGTGCCGATTGAGGTGCCGTTGACCAGAAAG GATGCAGGAAGTCAACAGATCGGCTTTCTGCTGGGCAGCTGCGGCGTCACGTTGGCGCTGACCACCGACGCCTGTCAGAAAGGCCTGCCCAAAGCACAAACCGGGGAGGTAGCCACTTTCAAAG GCTGGCCACGGCTGCTGTGGTTCGTGACAGATGGAAAACATGTTGTGAAGCCTCCGAAAGACTGGCATCCTCCGGTCCGGGAAGCCAGTAATGACATAGCGTATATAGAA TATAAAACCAGCAAAGAAGGAAGCACCATGGGGATCACGGTGTCGCACTCAGCCATGCTGGCTCACTGTCATTCCCTGACGCAGGCCTGCGGATACACCGAAG CTGAGACCATTACCAACGTTCTGGACTTCAAGAGAGAAGCAGGATTATGGCACGGAGTCCTCACC AGCGTCATGAATCGGATGCACGTTATCAGCATTCCCTACTCCCTGATGAAAGTCAACCCTTTGTCCTGGATACAGAAGGTTCACACATACAAAG CGCGAGTGGCGGTGGTGAAGTCTCGGGACATGCACTGGTCTCTGCTGGCccagagagaccagagggaCATCAGCCTCGGCTCACTGCGCATGCTGGTCGTTGCAGATGGAGCGAACCCAT GGTCGATATCCTCCTGTGATGCCTTCCTCAACGTGTTTCAAGCACGTGGGCTGCGACCTGAGGTGATCTGTCCATGTGCCAGCTCCTCTGAAGCCATGACTGTCGCCATCCGCAG ACCTCCAGAAATGGGCGTTCCGCCTCCAGGGAAAGCGGTGCTGTCCATGGGTGGGCTGAGTCACGGTGTGATTCGAGTGGACACAGAGGAGAAGCTCTCCGTCCTCACGGTGCAGGACGTGGGACAGGCCATGCCTGGAG CGATGGTCTGTGTGGTGCGAGTGGAGGGAACACCGTATCTGTGTCAGACTGACGAAGTGGGAGAGATCTGCGTGAGCTCAGGCAGCACAGGCGTGGCTTACTACGGCCTCCCGGGCATGACCAAGAACGTCTTCGAG ACTGTCCCAGTAACGTCGTCTGGGATTCCCATCAGCGACAGACCTTTCACCAGAACCTCACTGCTCGGATTTGTTGGACCA GACAGCCTGGTGTTTATTGttgggaagatggatggactgatggtgGTCAGTGGGCGGAGACATAACGCTGACGATGTCGTTGCCACAGCCCTGGCGGTGGAGCCCATGAAGTTTGTGTACAGGGGAAG GATAGCGGTGTTCTCTGTGTCGGTGCTCCACGACGAACGGATTGTTGTGGTGGCGGAGCAGCGGCCGGACGCCTCGGAGGAGGACAGCTTCCAGTGGATGAGCCGCGTCCTTCAG GCCATAGACAGCATCCACCAGGTTGGGGTGTACTGCCTGGCTCTGGTTCCTGCCAACACGCTGCCTAAAGCCCCCCTGGGCGGCATTCACATATCCGAGACCAAGCAGCGTTTCCTGGAGGGCGCCCTGCACCCCTGCAACGTCCTCATGTGTCCTCACACGTGTGTCACCAACCTGCccaaacccagacagaaacaGCCAG AGGTCGGTCCCGCTTCTATGATAGTGGGGAACCTGGTGGCGGGGAAGAGGATAGCACAAGCCTGCGGGAGAGACGTGGGACAGCTCGAGGACAATGACCAGGCACGTAAG TTTCTCTACATACAGGATGTGCTGCAGTGGAGAGCTCAGGCCACTCCAGACCATCCTCTGTTCCTCGTCCTCAATGCTAAG GGCACAGTGGCCAGCACGGCgtcctgtctgcagctgcacaaGCGGGCTGAGCGGGTCGCAGCTGCACTGATGGGACGCTTGAACACGGGGGATCACGTCGCGCTGGTCTACCCTCCAG GAATCGACCTGATTGCCACTTTCTACGGCTGCCTATACGCCGGTTGTGTTCCGGTCACCGTCAGGCCTCCACACCCACAGAATCTGGCCACCACCCTGCCCACCGTCAAGATGATCGTGGAG GTCAGTAAGTCGGTGTGCATCCTGACAACCCAAGCAATAATGAAACTGCTGAAATCCaaagaggctgctgctgctgtggacgTGAAGAGCTGGCCCATGGTGCTGGACACAG ATGACCTCCCCAGAAAGAAGAGTCCCCAGATGTACAAGCCTCCGACCCCGGAGATGCTGGCTTACCTGGACTTCAGCGTGTCAACAACGGGCATCCTAGCAGGGGTCAAA ATGTCTCACGCTGCCACCAGTGCCTTGTGTCGCTCCATCAAGCTGCAGTGTGAGCTCTACCCGTCCCGGCAGATCGCCATCTGCCTGGACCCCTACTGTGGGCTGGGCTTTGCTCTCTGGTGTCTGTGCAG cgTGTACGCCGGCCACCAGTCCATCCTGGTCCCTCCGCTGGAGCTGGAGAGCAACGCGTCGCTCTGGCTGGCTGCAGTCAGTCAGTACAAAGTGCGCGTCACTTTCTGCTCATATTCCGTCATGGAGATGTGCACCAAGGGCCTGGGCTCGCAGACAGAGGCGTTGCGG CTTCGAAATGTGAACCTTtcgtgtgtgcgcacgtgcatGGTGGTGGCAGAGGAACGGCCCCGGATAGCCCTCACTCAGTCCTTCTCAAAGATCTTCAAAGACCTGGGGCTTTCGCCGCGGGCGGTCAGCACCACCTTCGGCTGCAGAGTCAACGTCGCCATATGTTTGCAG CCCAACAGGTTAGGGAAACTGGCTGAGCAG gGCACGGCCGGACCCGATCCCACCACCGTTTACGTGGACATGAGAGCACTGCGGCACGACAG GGTTCGCTTAGTCGAGAGAGGCTCGCCGCACAGCTTACCGCTGATGGAGTCCGGAAAG ATCCTTCCTGGAGTGAAAGTGATCATTGCAAACACAGAGACTAAAGGCCCTCTGGGAGACTCCCATCTTGGAGAG GTGTGGGTGAGCAGCCCTCACAACGCCACTGGCTACTACACTGTTTATGGAGAGGAGGCGCTGCACGCCGACCACTTCAACACCAAGCTGAGCTTCGGGGACACGCAGACCGTCTGGGCGAGGACCGGATACCTGGGCTTCCTGCGGCGCACTGAGCTGACCGACGCCAGCGGAG agCGCCACGACGCCCTGTACGTGGTGGGCTCTCTTGACGAGACTCTGGAGCTGAGGGGAATGAGGTACCACCCCATTGACATCGAGACGTCGGTTATTCGTTCACACAAGAGCATAGCCGAATG TGCGGTGTTCACCTGGACCAACctcctggtggtggtggtggagctggagggatCGGAGCAGGAGGCCCTGGACCTGGTGGCGCTGGTCACCAACGTGGTGCTGGAGGAGCACTACCTCATCGtcggggtggtggtggtggtggacccCGGCGTCATCCCCATCAACTCCCGGGGGGAGAAGCAACGCATGCACCTCAGAGACGGGTTCCTGGCCGACCAGCTGGACCCCATATACGTGGCTTACAATATGTGA
- the dip2a gene encoding disco-interacting protein 2 homolog A isoform X7 produces the protein MAERTSSGLLTMMLEPTPAVAMTLPAEVREKLAELELELSEGDITQKGYEKKRGKLLAPYIPQIQGVDPSLQIDNRIQASSQAVLPGSKHNKSRAANTRDERFRSDLHTEAVQAALAKYKERKMPMPSKRRSVLVQSSVEACTPPDTSSASEDEGSLRRQGRLATSTPYQGHSHPAVEHWFNRVIQGSSTSSSASSTSSHPGGRIVTNTSAHAALNANAAATALADLMAHTQLDNHSAPPDVTGLSERSSVHAERSQVASVRGVSRNYNHQTSVMETADGVPVNSRVSNKIQQLLNTLKRPKRPPLREFFVDDFEELLDVQQPDPNQPKPEGQQMSPLEGESLGVVTNWPPSLPAALQRWGTTQPKSPCLTALDNAGKPVYTLTYGKLWTRSQKLAYTLLNKLSSRNEPLLMPGDRVALVFPNNDPVMFMVAFYGCLLAELVPVPIEVPLTRKDAGSQQIGFLLGSCGVTLALTTDACQKGLPKAQTGEVATFKGWPRLLWFVTDGKHVVKPPKDWHPPVREASNDIAYIEYKTSKEGSTMGITVSHSAMLAHCHSLTQACGYTEAETITNVLDFKREAGLWHGVLTSVMNRMHVISIPYSLMKVNPLSWIQKVHTYKARVAVVKSRDMHWSLLAQRDQRDISLGSLRMLVVADGANPWSISSCDAFLNVFQARGLRPEVICPCASSSEAMTVAIRRPPEMGVPPPGKAVLSMGGLSHGVIRVDTEEKLSVLTVQDVGQAMPGAMVCVVRVEGTPYLCQTDEVGEICVSSGSTGVAYYGLPGMTKNVFETVPVTSSGIPISDRPFTRTSLLGFVGPDSLVFIVGKMDGLMVVSGRRHNADDVVATALAVEPMKFVYRGRIAVFSVSVLHDERIVVVAEQRPDASEEDSFQWMSRVLQAIDSIHQVGVYCLALVPANTLPKAPLGGIHISETKQRFLEGALHPCNVLMCPHTCVTNLPKPRQKQPEVGPASMIVGNLVAGKRIAQACGRDVGQLEDNDQARKFLYIQDVLQWRAQATPDHPLFLVLNAKGTVASTASCLQLHKRAERVAAALMGRLNTGDHVALVYPPGIDLIATFYGCLYAGCVPVTVRPPHPQNLATTLPTVKMIVEVSKSVCILTTQAIMKLLKSKEAAAAVDVKSWPMVLDTDDLPRKKSPQMYKPPTPEMLAYLDFSVSTTGILAGVKMSHAATSALCRSIKLQCELYPSRQIAICLDPYCGLGFALWCLCSVYAGHQSILVPPLELESNASLWLAAVSQYKVRVTFCSYSVMEMCTKGLGSQTEALRLRNVNLSCVRTCMVVAEERPRIALTQSFSKIFKDLGLSPRAVSTTFGCRVNVAICLQGTAGPDPTTVYVDMRALRHDRVRLVERGSPHSLPLMESGKILPGVKVIIANTETKGPLGDSHLGEVWVSSPHNATGYYTVYGEEALHADHFNTKLSFGDTQTVWARTGYLGFLRRTELTDASGERHDALYVVGSLDETLELRGMRYHPIDIETSVIRSHKSIAECAVFTWTNLLVVVVELEGSEQEALDLVALVTNVVLEEHYLIVGVVVVVDPGVIPINSRGEKQRMHLRDGFLADQLDPIYVAYNM, from the exons gtgtAGATCCATCTCTACAAATCGACAACAGGATCCAGGCCTCCTCCCAGGCGGTGCTGCCAGGTTCCAAACACAACAAGTCTCGGGCAGCCAACACCCGGGATGAACGCTTTAGATCTG ATCTGCACACAGAAGCCGTCCAAGCAGCTTTGGCAAAGTACAAAGAGAGGAAGATGCCCATGCCCTCCAAGAGGCGATCTGTGCTAGTTCAGTCATCTGTGGAAGCATGCACCCCTCCAG ACACCTCCTCGGCGTCGGAAGACGAGGGCTCGCTGCGCCGGCAGGGACGTCTGGCCACCTCCACGCCCTACCAGGGCCACAGCCACCCGGCCGTTGAGCACTGGTTCAACCGCGTCATCCAGggctcctccacctcgtcctCCGCGTCGTCCACCTCGTCCCACCCGGGAGGGCGCATCGTCACCAACACCTCGGCCCACGCGGCGCTCAACGCCAACGCCGCGGCCACCGCGCTGGCCGACCTCATGGCGCACACCCAGCTAG ATAACCACTCGGCGCCCCCTGACGTGACGGGGCTGTCGGAGCGCTCCTCGGTTCACGCGGAGCGGTCCCAGGTGGCCTCGGTGCGAGGCGTGTCCCGCAACTACAACCACCAAACCAGCGTCATGGAGACCGCAGACG GCGTTCCAGTCAACAGTCGCGTCTCCAACaaaatccagcagctgctcaacACACTGAAGAGACCCAAGCGCCCGCCACTGCGCGAGTTCTTCGTCGACGACTTTGAGGAGCTCTTGGATG TCCAGCAGCCGGATCCCAACCAGCCAAAGCCAGAAGGCCAACAGATGAGTCCCCTGGAAGGAGAGTCTCTCGGGGTGGTCACCAACTGGCCTCCCTCCTTGCCAGCAGCCTTGCAAAGGTGGGGCACCACTCAGCCCAAGAGCCCCTGTCTGACAGCACTCGACAACGCTGGCAAGCCCGTCTACACACTCACCTACG GTAAACTCTGGACCCGCAGCCAGAAACTGGCCTACACGCTTCTGAACAAGCTGAGCTCAAGAAATGAGCCGTTGCTCATGCCTGGAGACAGA gtTGCACTTGTGTTCCCCAACAACGACCCTGTGATGTTCATGGTGGCCTTCTATGGCTGTCTCCTGGCAGAGCTGGTACCTGTGCCGATTGAGGTGCCGTTGACCAGAAAG GATGCAGGAAGTCAACAGATCGGCTTTCTGCTGGGCAGCTGCGGCGTCACGTTGGCGCTGACCACCGACGCCTGTCAGAAAGGCCTGCCCAAAGCACAAACCGGGGAGGTAGCCACTTTCAAAG GCTGGCCACGGCTGCTGTGGTTCGTGACAGATGGAAAACATGTTGTGAAGCCTCCGAAAGACTGGCATCCTCCGGTCCGGGAAGCCAGTAATGACATAGCGTATATAGAA TATAAAACCAGCAAAGAAGGAAGCACCATGGGGATCACGGTGTCGCACTCAGCCATGCTGGCTCACTGTCATTCCCTGACGCAGGCCTGCGGATACACCGAAG CTGAGACCATTACCAACGTTCTGGACTTCAAGAGAGAAGCAGGATTATGGCACGGAGTCCTCACC AGCGTCATGAATCGGATGCACGTTATCAGCATTCCCTACTCCCTGATGAAAGTCAACCCTTTGTCCTGGATACAGAAGGTTCACACATACAAAG CGCGAGTGGCGGTGGTGAAGTCTCGGGACATGCACTGGTCTCTGCTGGCccagagagaccagagggaCATCAGCCTCGGCTCACTGCGCATGCTGGTCGTTGCAGATGGAGCGAACCCAT GGTCGATATCCTCCTGTGATGCCTTCCTCAACGTGTTTCAAGCACGTGGGCTGCGACCTGAGGTGATCTGTCCATGTGCCAGCTCCTCTGAAGCCATGACTGTCGCCATCCGCAG ACCTCCAGAAATGGGCGTTCCGCCTCCAGGGAAAGCGGTGCTGTCCATGGGTGGGCTGAGTCACGGTGTGATTCGAGTGGACACAGAGGAGAAGCTCTCCGTCCTCACGGTGCAGGACGTGGGACAGGCCATGCCTGGAG CGATGGTCTGTGTGGTGCGAGTGGAGGGAACACCGTATCTGTGTCAGACTGACGAAGTGGGAGAGATCTGCGTGAGCTCAGGCAGCACAGGCGTGGCTTACTACGGCCTCCCGGGCATGACCAAGAACGTCTTCGAG ACTGTCCCAGTAACGTCGTCTGGGATTCCCATCAGCGACAGACCTTTCACCAGAACCTCACTGCTCGGATTTGTTGGACCA GACAGCCTGGTGTTTATTGttgggaagatggatggactgatggtgGTCAGTGGGCGGAGACATAACGCTGACGATGTCGTTGCCACAGCCCTGGCGGTGGAGCCCATGAAGTTTGTGTACAGGGGAAG GATAGCGGTGTTCTCTGTGTCGGTGCTCCACGACGAACGGATTGTTGTGGTGGCGGAGCAGCGGCCGGACGCCTCGGAGGAGGACAGCTTCCAGTGGATGAGCCGCGTCCTTCAG GCCATAGACAGCATCCACCAGGTTGGGGTGTACTGCCTGGCTCTGGTTCCTGCCAACACGCTGCCTAAAGCCCCCCTGGGCGGCATTCACATATCCGAGACCAAGCAGCGTTTCCTGGAGGGCGCCCTGCACCCCTGCAACGTCCTCATGTGTCCTCACACGTGTGTCACCAACCTGCccaaacccagacagaaacaGCCAG AGGTCGGTCCCGCTTCTATGATAGTGGGGAACCTGGTGGCGGGGAAGAGGATAGCACAAGCCTGCGGGAGAGACGTGGGACAGCTCGAGGACAATGACCAGGCACGTAAG TTTCTCTACATACAGGATGTGCTGCAGTGGAGAGCTCAGGCCACTCCAGACCATCCTCTGTTCCTCGTCCTCAATGCTAAG GGCACAGTGGCCAGCACGGCgtcctgtctgcagctgcacaaGCGGGCTGAGCGGGTCGCAGCTGCACTGATGGGACGCTTGAACACGGGGGATCACGTCGCGCTGGTCTACCCTCCAG GAATCGACCTGATTGCCACTTTCTACGGCTGCCTATACGCCGGTTGTGTTCCGGTCACCGTCAGGCCTCCACACCCACAGAATCTGGCCACCACCCTGCCCACCGTCAAGATGATCGTGGAG GTCAGTAAGTCGGTGTGCATCCTGACAACCCAAGCAATAATGAAACTGCTGAAATCCaaagaggctgctgctgctgtggacgTGAAGAGCTGGCCCATGGTGCTGGACACAG ATGACCTCCCCAGAAAGAAGAGTCCCCAGATGTACAAGCCTCCGACCCCGGAGATGCTGGCTTACCTGGACTTCAGCGTGTCAACAACGGGCATCCTAGCAGGGGTCAAA ATGTCTCACGCTGCCACCAGTGCCTTGTGTCGCTCCATCAAGCTGCAGTGTGAGCTCTACCCGTCCCGGCAGATCGCCATCTGCCTGGACCCCTACTGTGGGCTGGGCTTTGCTCTCTGGTGTCTGTGCAG cgTGTACGCCGGCCACCAGTCCATCCTGGTCCCTCCGCTGGAGCTGGAGAGCAACGCGTCGCTCTGGCTGGCTGCAGTCAGTCAGTACAAAGTGCGCGTCACTTTCTGCTCATATTCCGTCATGGAGATGTGCACCAAGGGCCTGGGCTCGCAGACAGAGGCGTTGCGG CTTCGAAATGTGAACCTTtcgtgtgtgcgcacgtgcatGGTGGTGGCAGAGGAACGGCCCCGGATAGCCCTCACTCAGTCCTTCTCAAAGATCTTCAAAGACCTGGGGCTTTCGCCGCGGGCGGTCAGCACCACCTTCGGCTGCAGAGTCAACGTCGCCATATGTTTGCAG gGCACGGCCGGACCCGATCCCACCACCGTTTACGTGGACATGAGAGCACTGCGGCACGACAG GGTTCGCTTAGTCGAGAGAGGCTCGCCGCACAGCTTACCGCTGATGGAGTCCGGAAAG ATCCTTCCTGGAGTGAAAGTGATCATTGCAAACACAGAGACTAAAGGCCCTCTGGGAGACTCCCATCTTGGAGAG GTGTGGGTGAGCAGCCCTCACAACGCCACTGGCTACTACACTGTTTATGGAGAGGAGGCGCTGCACGCCGACCACTTCAACACCAAGCTGAGCTTCGGGGACACGCAGACCGTCTGGGCGAGGACCGGATACCTGGGCTTCCTGCGGCGCACTGAGCTGACCGACGCCAGCGGAG agCGCCACGACGCCCTGTACGTGGTGGGCTCTCTTGACGAGACTCTGGAGCTGAGGGGAATGAGGTACCACCCCATTGACATCGAGACGTCGGTTATTCGTTCACACAAGAGCATAGCCGAATG TGCGGTGTTCACCTGGACCAACctcctggtggtggtggtggagctggagggatCGGAGCAGGAGGCCCTGGACCTGGTGGCGCTGGTCACCAACGTGGTGCTGGAGGAGCACTACCTCATCGtcggggtggtggtggtggtggacccCGGCGTCATCCCCATCAACTCCCGGGGGGAGAAGCAACGCATGCACCTCAGAGACGGGTTCCTGGCCGACCAGCTGGACCCCATATACGTGGCTTACAATATGTGA